The following proteins come from a genomic window of Rattus norvegicus strain BN/NHsdMcwi chromosome 8, GRCr8, whole genome shotgun sequence:
- the Or8a1b gene encoding olfactory receptor Olr1194, producing the protein MAAENHSTVTEFILGGLTHRPELQLPLFLLFLGIYTVTMVGNLGMITLIGLNTQLHTPMYFFLSNLSLVDLCYSSVITPKMLINFVSQRNLISYVGCMSQLYFFLVFVIAECYMLTVMAYDRYVAICHPLLYNIIMSPALCSLLVAFVYAMGLIGSTIETGLMLKLNYCEVLISHYFCDILPLMKLSCSSTYDVEMAVFFLAGFNIVVTSLTVLISYAFILSSILRISSTEGRSKAFSTCSSHFAAVGLFYGSTAFMYLKPSTASSLAQENVASVFYTTVIPMLNPLIYSLRNKEVKAALDKTLKRKLF; encoded by the coding sequence ATGGCTGCAGAAAATCACTCTACAGTGACAGAGTTCATCCTCGGAGGGCTAACTCACAGGCCAGAGCTCCAGctacccctcttcctcctcttcctggggATCTACACAGTCACCATGGTAGGAAACCTGGGCATGATCACCTTGATTGGACTCAACACACAGCttcacacccccatgtacttcttcctcagcaaCCTGTCACTCGTGGATCTCTGCTACTCCTCTGTCATTACCCCAAAAATGCTCATCAACTTTGTGTCCCAAAGAAACCTCATCTCCTATGTGGGGTGCATGTCTCAGCTATATTTCTTCCTGGTTTTTGTTATTGCTGAGTGTTACATGCTCActgtgatggcctatgaccgctatgtggccatctgccacCCCTTGCTTTATAACATCATCATGTCtcctgccctctgctctctgctggtGGCTTTTGTCTATGCCATGGGACTCATTGGCTCAACAATAGAGACTGGCCTCATGTTGAAACTAAACTATTGTGAGGTCCTCATCAGCCACTACTTCTGTGACATCCTCCCCCTCATGAAGCTTTCCTGCTCTAGTACCTATGATGTAGAGATGGCTGTCTTCTTTTTAGCTGGGTTCAACATTGTCGTCACAAGCTTAACTGTACTCATTTCCTATGCATTCATCCTGTCCAGCATCCTTCGCATCAGCTCCACTGAGGGCAGGTCCAAAGCCTTCAGCACCTGCAGCTCCCACTTTGCAGCTGTGGGCTTGTTCTATGGTTCCACCGCATTCATGTACTTAAAGCCTTCCACAGCTAGTTCCCTGGCCCAGGAGAATGTAGCCTCTGTGTTCTACACCACAGTGATCCCCATGCTCAACCCACTCATAtacagcctgaggaacaaggAAGTAAAGGCTGCACTGGACAAAACACTAAAGAGAAAACTCTTTTGA